The Mya arenaria isolate MELC-2E11 chromosome 16, ASM2691426v1 genome includes a window with the following:
- the LOC128221456 gene encoding male-specific sperm protein Mst84Db-like, with translation MSVGNLCESFISLCVPNISLCGPCISLSEPSIRLCEPCISLCEPCNSLCEPCISLCETCISLCGPYISLSEPSISLREPCISLWEPFINLCEPCISLCEPCISLCDPCISLCEPCISLCEP, from the exons ATGTCAGTGGGCAA TCTGTGTGAGTCGTTTATCAGTCTATGTGTGCCGAATATCAGTCTGTGTGGGCCGTGTATCAGTCTGTCTGAGCCGAGTATCAGACTGTGTGAGCCATGTATCAGTCTGTGTGAGCCGTGTAACAGTCTGTGTGAGCCTTGTATCAGTCTGTGTGAGACGTGTATCAGTCTGTGTGGGCCGTATATCAGTCTGTCTGAGCCGAGTATCAGTCTACGTGAGCCGTGTATCAGTCTGTGGGAGCCGTTTATCAATCTATGTGAGCCGTGTATCAGTCTGTGTGAGCCGTGTATCAGTCTGTGTGATCCCTGTATCAGTCTGTGTGAGCCGTGTATCAGTCTGTGTGAGCCGTGA